GAGCTAAAATTTTTAATTCCTTACCTAAGTTCATTAGAGATACTAAGAATCTCAGTggtttcaaaagaaaattttgaagCATATTTTTAGCTCATAGTTCATAAgatgtatttttcttttatttaacctTAATTTTGTATTTCTAATATTTTTagtattttcatattttaataTTCATGTATGGCAGAAGAGCCCCCAAGGGGGAGCTATGCAATAAAGTATGTAGGGggtgttgaaaaatatttaagAGAACATGGCAAACCATGTACACCACTagagaggggggaggaacagaatagggaggagggagagatggcccaaaaaaagttgggaggagggagaaataggggaAAAAAGTAGGGAAcagggagaaaatgtgaggtaaacatttagggaggagggagaaattggctcagaaagtagggagaagggagatttcCTCCCCTGTTCCTCTCCCCCAACTAGAGAATTAAGGGACGTTTCCCCTGAGGAAAAAATGATTGAGGTTTATTGGTGAATTTAACTAAAGAAGTGATCATAAAACTAACAATAATACCTCCAATCTCAAATAAATTTGCAAACAAAATGGCAGGCTTGGTCTTCTGCGTGTAATCTACCCAGAAGCCAAAAAACGGACTAGATAGTAaattggaaaaacagaatgaaGCAAACACAACTCCAAAAAACCACTGCTCGGCATCAAATCTGTGTTCAAGATACAGCCATAATGTAGGAAGAATGACAGCTGtgataataaataaaacatCACTAAGCAATGCATCTggatgaaaacaataataatttgaaagGCTAAATCAAAAAAATCCCGTTGGTTAACAAACAATAGTCTcaacaagattttgaaaatactCTAGTGGTAGGGGGGAGGATACTAATATCTCATGAAGGAGGGTCTCCCAAGGGATTTGACGGACaagggaacaaaggaacaaGGCAACATATGTAGGAAACAACATTATTCAACCGTTAATAGACGTGCTAGCAATCAGGTGATATTCATCACCAGACAATCTTGTGCATGCAAAATTATTAGACAACTTCCAAACTTAACTCAACATTTGCCAGTTGAAGTGCCAGTTCTGTCGCATAAACATACATGATTACTTTGGAGTTAAGAATATTACACGCAATCTGTATTAGACTAATTTATTTTGTCAAGGAACGATAATTTAATGTTTTCTTCGATTTACTCGTTCATTGATAAATTAATCTCTCTTTCAGCGTATTGCAGGCATAAATAGAGAGCTAGGTTGCAACTGTCAAACTGTCTGCAGTTCAACCAATGAATCGGACCTCCATCATCTCATGAATTCAGTTTAGAGCTTTTCCTAAACTTTAAGCTTGAAAGGACAACAAATTGTGCTCAACAATTAGCAAGAAAAATAACAGGTCACTTCCTACCATATTCGATGCCTCCTAGCAAGAAAAACAATCCAACACAAATCCTTGTACATCTTTTCTTGGTGGTCGCCTTCATAGTGGTAAAAAATTTTTGGCAGATCTGTAGAATTCAGGAAATACTTCTCGCATGGCTCGGCATTTCGAACGCCTCGTAGAATCAACTTATGTCGCCCGTTTTAAAGTCACGAGGGAAACAACCGGGAAATaaggaatttcattggttgaaaggACAATCGGCATTTATTCGGGATTCAAAATGGCGAACTTAGTTGGGTGGAGGATTCTGGGGGAAAACACGTGTCTGTAAACTATCGAGCTAAACACTCCAGAATGCGTCCGATTTTAAGCTTATTTATCGCTGAACCAGACGAAACATGGTCGTTAGTCAAAGTTGAGGTAATGGTACATATGGTAAAGGGTCGGTTATTGAATAAATAGGAGGAATTGCACAAGTTTCAAAGCACGGAAGTATGGCTAACAAGTCTGCCAAACAGAAACCTGTGGCGTGCGCCTCTCGAAGCAAACTTTTATCTGCAAATGTTTCCAATTTGACGGTTGAAGTTCCTTCAGCGAGCGGATGCAAGGGTAAATCTCCAACTGTAGCGACCAGGGGCGTCAATATTGAGCCTGACTTGGATTTGATCGGTGGATTTgcgtttttgtctttttcgtcACTTGAGCATCTGGAAACTCACATCGAGCAAAATGAAGGGAAGTATAGAGCGGTCAGTGTGAGTGTTGGGCAAAAAAGGAAAGCAGAAGATGGTGTTAAGCTGGAGGGAAGTTCTTCTGAGTCTCGGTGTCCTCTAAACAAGAAGAAAGTCAGTGTTGGCAAGAAAGCAGCAGTGGTGAAACGGAATTCAAGCGATTTCTCGACTACGCCAAAATCCGAGAAAACACCGATTTCCAAGAATGCAGCCACAATTGGTCAAAAGACACAAGCAGGAAAAACCGAAATTTCGCGTCGTGGCAAAAATACTACGCTTCAAGATTCGCCTAATAGAGACTCGGAAATTTCGTTGCTATGTTCTGAAACTGTTGATTTAGAGGATGAGGAAGATTTTGGGGAACAAGAAGCTTGTAGGAAGCCAAGAAATGCTGTTAGCCAAAGGGTCTATGATAGCGCTGAGAatgaattttcagttttctcCTCAACTGTTTTGAATGATGATATCGAAGTGGAGAGCCGTGCTATAGATGGTGACCCAagaccaaagaaaaaaaagaaaaaaaggcgaAGGTCAGAACTCTGTGATCAGACAAGCCAGACCaaatttaaaatcaagaaaaagaagaaacctGCTTCCAACGGCCAAGAATTATGTACTAATGCTGGCAGAACTGAAAATGTCTCACCTCTGGAGTTGATATCGCAAGGTGTTGATGGTAATGTGTCAGGTAAAGCAAGCATAGCAAATGAGGACAAGAGTGAATTGTCATTGTTAAAGTTTGAGGCTTTAACCTGTGCTCGCACATCCACTTATCTTGCAACAAGTAAGAGTAATAATTATGATCAAAAAGGCAGAATTTCCGGGTTGGGTTTTATGTCTGCTCCTGCAGAACAGGGTCCTTTGAAAACTTTAGACAAAACTTCCTTGGATGTTTTTACACCCAACAGCAGCGACCGTGAAGTTGATGTAGGGGATGAAACACGAAGTGTCAGTGTGCTTTCTGATTTTAGTGATCACTCCTCTGATATAGAGACATTTGATGCTCATCGCTGCTTTCTGTTAAACAACAAGATTGTTAAAGTAGAGAGGGAAAACTGTCAAGAAGGAGATGATGATTTGGAAGTTGATATTGAAACTGTCAGTAAAGATGTTAATAAGAACTTTCTTGTGGTGAGTGGCATTGAAACTGGCCACTTCAGCTATCACCCTGATGTTACCAGTGAGGGAACAATCGATACTTCAATTCAAGTTCTCCCAAATGAGATTGATATTTTTCTACACTGTGCAAAGATGCAGGAAGGTCAGATAATAAAGATTATCAACCCAGATGATTGCCTTGAATTACATTCTCATGTTAACCAGAAAAGGGGGCGAGATGTAGCTGATATCAAGGCAACGAGAAGTGCCACTGAAAGAAGGCGTCGCCATCGTCTAGGGGATTTGTTTCGTGACATGAAGCAGGAAGTGTTTACAGATGGGTATGAATCAGATTTGTATTTCAGCAAACAGGCAATTCTGAGCAAAGCAATATCAACCCTTGAAGAACTTTCAACAAAACTCAACgatttgacaaaaaacaagGCTCTGTTAataaaacagaacaaaaaattgagagaaaagagaaataatttattgtttggAAAATCATCTGGTGATGTGGATGATGATAGAGTTGCATCCATTCTTAAAAATCTCAACATAACTGTGGACAAGATCCATGAAGAATGCAAAAATGAGATAGTAGGTCAAGAAATTGAAGGTGACAGCATGAAGAAAGAAGCTTGTGAATCCAATGTTGCAGTGGTGGAGCCATCTGTAAAGGGTCGCCCAAAGGCAAACAAATGTCTGATTCCACGTTGGCTATTGATTCCCGCTGTCAGAAAGAAGGTTGATCCAAGCCTTTCTCATGCTCATGTGACAGATAGGCTGCCTGGAGAATCAAAAGACAACCAGACAAGTGATTTCTCAAAAGAGACTTCATCTCCAAAGAATGTATCTTGTGGTGTGCAAACACAATCAGTGGATGGTATGTCAAAATTGCCAGAATTACAGAGTTCTGATGTACTTGCTGAATCAGCAGCAGAAGGAAACAGGCAACCGAGTTCAGCAGAGGGTTCTCCCAAAGTGATCCACACGGTCACATGTACGTCGTCTGAACAAGTTGCAGTAAAAACAACTGACAGTTCAAAACCAGGATTAAAGAGCAGCTCACCAACACAAAGTTTGTTGACTAAAGAGCAAAGAAAGCAAACTGCATCTGGTGACATGCAACCAGACCAGGAAGAGGTCAAGCCAAGTTTATTGAAGATTCTGCCAAAACCAGCTATACTTCATCTAAACCCCTCACAACAGAAAGCATTTGTGGAGTCCCTCGGCCAAATCAAACAGCCATCAAGTGACAAGATTATCTGCAATTTATCTAGATTGAGCACTCAAAGTAACCCCAATGCACCATCTAGAATTTGCATCATCAGAAGTGGACAGGTTATGAAGAGTTTAGACAGCAAGAATGTCATGCACATCCAGATTGCAAATGATGCCCTTAAGAGTTTGGGCTCTAGCAGCAGTAGTGCAGTTTCAGGAGACAGTATCACAGCGACGTCATGGTCCAGTCAGGCAACATCAGGAAGCCATTCAGTTGGTATTGTTCAGAACCCTTCTGCCACTCCTTTGACCACCGTAGCTGCTGATAAAGGAACTGTCATGACGTCATTGACAAGTCAAGGTCTTTCTGTTTCAAGGATTCAAAATGCTGTTAGACTGGTTCCAACCTCCCAACCACCTCCGGTTATTGCTGTTCAAAAACCCCTAGTATTCACTTCAACAAATCAAATTCCTTTGGTGGGTACTGTTCAGAAAATTGCCTCTTCAACAAAGCAGATCTTTCCAGTGACTGCTAATGAAAAACCTATTGTGTTGAGTTCAGCTGCTTTCACAGTTCCACAGAAATTTGTAGTGTGTACTTCAACCCCTCAAATTTTTTCTACGGTTTCTGGTGCAAGACAGCAAGTGCCCCCTTCAGTAATTGCTCAAGGGCCAGACAAGCATCCCAAGAAAACTATCACCTTATTGCAGAACACCCTGAGAAGATCAACAGACACAACTCAGTCACTCCATGAGAGACCTCAAATGGCAATGACAAGTCTCAGCcaagaaacacaaaatcaaAGTCAAGTGAGTGTGGATATGACACAACAAGCTCTTGCCATGTTGAATAAGTTACATACCAACAACACTGCGTCCAACCTCACTAATCCTCTGGCTACCAGTGAAAGTCCTGGAAGTGGATCTCTTATTGGCTTAAGAAATATTGTCATGAAAGTTGGATCTAAAGAACACTTTTCAACGTCTGTCAAAGCAAACACAACCAGCCAAATCTCAGTAGCCTCGGGAAGTCAGCCAGGGTTCACGCCTTGTGCTGTGGCTGATACTTCCTCTACGAATTTTGGATTACCTAACATATCACTGCCGTGCTCATTCTCACCCTCCATATCACTACCTTCCTCAACATTATTTGAGAAATCTACACCTTCTTCCATGCCTCCCATTTCTGTGCCCACTTCCACATCCCTCAATAACAGCTTCACAGTGTCAGCTGCCAGTGAAGCTATCAACCCTCATGATACCAACGTCAGTGCCAATATTGATCCTGCTGTGCAGCAACTTATTGGCCCTTGCCCTGATCCCTTTGGTTTCTTAACAGAAGAGCTAGCTCTGCCAAGTGCAACAGTAAGCTCTAAACCAAGTCCCTCTTCATGCAACTTTGGCAGAGAAAAAAAGAATCTCCAGAGACAATTTCCTGATTCTGGAAGGACCATGAGCCCATCCTTTGGTGTAAATGATAACCTCCAACCTGAAATCACAAAAACCTCAACAGTCCTGACCCAGGAAATGTTGAAGATAGCTGGAATAAGCCAGAGTCCTGAGTTGTCACCTCCTCTAAATCCACCAGATCTTAATCCTTTAATAGATGTTTTCTCAGATTTGGCTGAAATGGATGGGTTCAACAGCACGGTGTCGGTTACTGCTGCAGATTCCTCATGCGGTGCCACCAGAGGAACGACAGAGGGAGCTGCCAGAGCTGATCCAGTCAATTTACAAACAAACACTTTACGCAGTTTTTCTCTTGATGTGAACAAGGTGTCCAGCCCATCAAAAGTGGCACCAATGGAGTCCAAGAAAGGTAAAGTCAATAAGACTATGTGTAAAGGTTTCAGTCCTATACAAATCATTAAATCCAGCTTCTTGTTCTTTGTTTGCATTCAAATAAGTCCATGTACTTCATTCTTAATCTGGAAATGATTTCTGTTCCACAAAATGGTTATTACTTTGCAAGATTGGACTTTGCAACAAAGCAGTTTCTCATCAAgtaattcttggttttcatgtgATGTCATGGCAGCAGTGTTGGTGTAAAGAACAGTAGCAAAGACAGTGTTTGATTCTAtcattatgcaaaacttgagtgatattttgccatttttttgtacaccaatatggccgtctCATCGCATGAATGAAAACTAAGAATACTACTGTATAACTTTTTTCTTAAAGTGGCGTAAATTGAAATAacatgttattattatcactttggcaGGCATTGTGGGGCATGTTGTAATgtaaatggagaatttggcagGCTAGAATGTATTTTATCCCACTGAAataaatgagaatcaaataattattgtacaatgTAAGCAGTCAATCAAAGTCTAGAAGCCATTACagtgttgttgctgttttcttgCAGTGTTGCATGGTGAATTAAATGTTCTACAAACTGTTTTgttgtctatttttttttttcagtttttatttttgcaatgcGCTCCGAAGTGatagtaatagtaatacagTGTATGTTCGTGGGCAtaatataattatgttttgagcCCTTTTCAGAGCTCTTTTTTGACCCTCACCAAACAGCTTGACCAGAAATATATCTGAGTCAggccaaaacatatttatgcccacaaacataaactctattgttttattttgcagtGAAGTCTCCATCCAAAAGATAACATGCCAGGCTGTGGGACATTGCTTACAACAATCTTAAAAGAAGGATGAAATGCCCAGCCCTTCAAACCAGCTGCAGATTGTACACAAAAAGAGATGGATTGATGATAGATATGTCTACAACATTATGTATCAAGTTAAGGTTTCTCAGCAGTGTTTCCTAGAATATGAGATATTAGCAAAGTGCCAATCAATATGTGATCATCTTTCTACCTTAATTTTGGCCAAGGTAAAATAAGTGATGGACACTTTTGTCAAGAAGAAGAGGCTAAGATGAACCTTCCACACAGCCATGcagaaccattttttttttcaaatacgTTTAAGTGGGACCTCTTTAGCCATACAGAAGGTATCATCCTCCCCTTCCACTTGATTTCTTGTGATATTCTGTCCTGAACCCAATTCAtcataacagaaaaaaaaattatttatgtcCCAATATGAATAGAAAAATTAGCTTGTTCCACTTGGGACATGTGCATGATATTGTAAAGGTATCAGAGAATAAGTTGTGAAATACTAGGTATAATTTACAAAATTCATAGGCAAACGTAGGCTGCGGTTTATGTTTGTAAATTGTGTAGATGATATTTGGACATATTTGTGTATAATGATTGTAGGTATGATTGTAACAAATGATGCCATGTGGAAGTCAGATGTCCTCAAAGAATATGATATAGAACTAGGATTTAAATGAATAGTAGTGTTTAGTATATACCATACAAGtaaatagtgcttttggcatgCACTTATTGGCTAGTTAAGAGATGATTATATAGTAATAGTAATTACATTCATCTCTGAGCATCAAGTGGTGTGCAGAACTCCAAAATTGATCATTTTTCAGTGAACTTTCACAGATTAAGTAGTTTTTGGCACTATTTTTCAACTGGTTTgttatatactaaaacaataatattattattattattattattcaccttGGTGGCAGCAAAAGTGGTGGATGTTTACCTTGCAGTTTCGTGGCTTGGCAAATGTTCACAATTATttacctccacctcagtgaataactgttaaataattTGAAGGCTTTTTTCTTGGggtagggggggggggctcaAATAAGTCTTTCAACATTGTAGTTCATGGTGTTGCACATTTTACTTTACTTCACATATTTTTCTAAAGACCAAATCTGTGTTCTGTTTATAGTTTGAAAGAtgtgtcataataataataataataatagtaataataattcagTCTAGACCTTCTAGCAAATTTGAATTCCAAATAAATGAAGTGGAAATGCATAACTAAGAACACTGCAATTCTCTGATTTTGTTGGTTAG
This genomic stretch from Acropora muricata isolate sample 2 chromosome 5, ASM3666990v1, whole genome shotgun sequence harbors:
- the LOC136917986 gene encoding serine-rich adhesin for platelets-like; translated protein: MANKSAKQKPVACASRSKLLSANVSNLTVEVPSASGCKGKSPTVATRGVNIEPDLDLIGGFAFLSFSSLEHLETHIEQNEGKYRAVSVSVGQKRKAEDGVKLEGSSSESRCPLNKKKVSVGKKAAVVKRNSSDFSTTPKSEKTPISKNAATIGQKTQAGKTEISRRGKNTTLQDSPNRDSEISLLCSETVDLEDEEDFGEQEACRKPRNAVSQRVYDSAENEFSVFSSTVLNDDIEVESRAIDGDPRPKKKKKKRRRSELCDQTSQTKFKIKKKKKPASNGQELCTNAGRTENVSPLELISQGVDGNVSGKASIANEDKSELSLLKFEALTCARTSTYLATSKSNNYDQKGRISGLGFMSAPAEQGPLKTLDKTSLDVFTPNSSDREVDVGDETRSVSVLSDFSDHSSDIETFDAHRCFLLNNKIVKVERENCQEGDDDLEVDIETVSKDVNKNFLVVSGIETGHFSYHPDVTSEGTIDTSIQVLPNEIDIFLHCAKMQEGQIIKIINPDDCLELHSHVNQKRGRDVADIKATRSATERRRRHRLGDLFRDMKQEVFTDGYESDLYFSKQAILSKAISTLEELSTKLNDLTKNKALLIKQNKKLREKRNNLLFGKSSGDVDDDRVASILKNLNITVDKIHEECKNEIVGQEIEGDSMKKEACESNVAVVEPSVKGRPKANKCLIPRWLLIPAVRKKVDPSLSHAHVTDRLPGESKDNQTSDFSKETSSPKNVSCGVQTQSVDGMSKLPELQSSDVLAESAAEGNRQPSSAEGSPKVIHTVTCTSSEQVAVKTTDSSKPGLKSSSPTQSLLTKEQRKQTASGDMQPDQEEVKPSLLKILPKPAILHLNPSQQKAFVESLGQIKQPSSDKIICNLSRLSTQSNPNAPSRICIIRSGQVMKSLDSKNVMHIQIANDALKSLGSSSSSAVSGDSITATSWSSQATSGSHSVGIVQNPSATPLTTVAADKGTVMTSLTSQGLSVSRIQNAVRLVPTSQPPPVIAVQKPLVFTSTNQIPLVGTVQKIASSTKQIFPVTANEKPIVLSSAAFTVPQKFVVCTSTPQIFSTVSGARQQVPPSVIAQGPDKHPKKTITLLQNTLRRSTDTTQSLHERPQMAMTSLSQETQNQSQVSVDMTQQALAMLNKLHTNNTASNLTNPLATSESPGSGSLIGLRNIVMKVGSKEHFSTSVKANTTSQISVASGSQPGFTPCAVADTSSTNFGLPNISLPCSFSPSISLPSSTLFEKSTPSSMPPISVPTSTSLNNSFTVSAASEAINPHDTNVSANIDPAVQQLIGPCPDPFGFLTEELALPSATVSSKPSPSSCNFGREKKNLQRQFPDSGRTMSPSFGVNDNLQPEITKTSTVLTQEMLKIAGISQSPELSPPLNPPDLNPLIDVFSDLAEMDGFNSTVSVTAADSSCGATRGTTEGAARADPVNLQTNTLRSFSLDVNKVSSPSKVAPMESKKVKSPSKR